In a single window of the Nodularia spumigena CCY9414 genome:
- a CDS encoding HAD-IIB family hydrolase, with translation MSNSPGLYILLVSVHGLIRGKNLELGRDADTGGQIKYAVELAQALAANPQVERVDLVTRLVNDPKVSSDYAQPVEILSDKAQIIRVNCGPRRYLRKEVLWPHLDNFADELLKHLRQVGKLPHVIHSHYADAGYVGCRVAGWLGVPLVHTGHSLGRVKQQRLLEHGTKKETIESTYHISTRIEAEEATLASAALVIASTHQEVTQQYGIYDHYQPKRMVVIPPGVALKEFYPVPENWQEPPIYQDLKRFLNNPEKPMIMALSRPAIRKNVATLVKAYGEDPELRHLANLVLILGNRDDITTMESGPRHVLTEIFQLIDRYDLYGYVAYPKHHRSDEVADLYRLLAKTRGVFINPALTEPFGLTLIEATACGVPIIATSDGGPRDILEVCENGMLIDPLDIKQIQDGLRTALTDKEQWETWSKNGLDRVRENFSWSSHVERYLEQVKQLPQRRVKSVLSPLAKALATDLPDWNIPDQNRLPTADRFLVCEIDNTLLGDQEALHKLISRLHNEGQSTGVGIATGRNLESSLQMLEEWHFPRPDLLIVSAGSEIYYGPQVVPDSNWQRHISYHWNAEAIRQAMEELPGVGLQPPEAQGKFKLSYFIDEAKSLSFKEIMRHLRRRRLHVKGIYSHNMYLDLLPIRASKGDAIRYCALKWGLPIKRFLVAGASGNDESMLSGNTLGVVVGNYSAELEKLRGYPQIYFSEGHYAWGILEALDRYDFFGTLSHTEPEMTAV, from the coding sequence ATGTCAAATAGCCCAGGATTGTATATTCTACTAGTCAGTGTTCACGGCTTAATTCGTGGTAAAAATTTAGAATTAGGACGAGATGCAGACACGGGTGGACAAATTAAATATGCTGTAGAATTGGCTCAAGCCTTAGCAGCAAATCCACAAGTAGAACGAGTAGACCTGGTAACCCGTTTAGTTAATGATCCCAAAGTTAGTTCCGATTATGCTCAACCAGTAGAAATTCTAAGTGACAAAGCCCAAATTATTCGTGTTAACTGCGGGCCACGTCGTTATCTCCGCAAAGAAGTTCTCTGGCCGCATTTAGATAATTTTGCCGATGAATTACTCAAGCACCTGCGCCAAGTAGGAAAATTACCCCATGTGATTCATAGCCATTACGCCGATGCTGGATATGTGGGTTGTCGGGTTGCTGGTTGGTTAGGTGTACCACTTGTGCATACTGGTCACTCTCTGGGACGTGTGAAACAACAACGACTTTTAGAGCATGGCACTAAAAAGGAAACCATTGAAAGCACTTATCACATTAGTACACGCATTGAAGCCGAGGAAGCCACTCTGGCCAGTGCAGCATTAGTCATCGCCAGTACCCATCAAGAGGTGACACAGCAGTACGGTATTTACGACCACTATCAACCAAAAAGAATGGTTGTCATTCCTCCTGGGGTAGCACTCAAAGAGTTTTACCCGGTTCCCGAAAATTGGCAAGAACCACCCATTTATCAAGATTTAAAGAGATTTCTCAATAATCCCGAAAAGCCCATGATTATGGCGCTTTCCCGTCCAGCTATTCGCAAAAATGTAGCTACTCTGGTCAAAGCCTATGGTGAAGATCCAGAATTGCGTCATTTAGCGAATTTAGTCCTGATTTTAGGCAATCGAGATGACATCACCACGATGGAATCAGGACCACGCCACGTACTGACAGAAATTTTCCAGTTAATCGACCGCTACGACCTTTACGGATACGTCGCTTACCCCAAACACCACCGTTCCGATGAGGTCGCTGACCTGTATCGATTGTTGGCGAAAACACGGGGCGTTTTTATCAATCCCGCATTAACTGAGCCATTTGGTCTAACTTTAATTGAAGCGACAGCCTGTGGTGTGCCAATTATTGCCACTTCCGATGGTGGTCCGCGAGATATCCTGGAGGTTTGCGAAAATGGGATGTTGATTGATCCTCTAGATATTAAACAGATTCAGGATGGTCTGCGAACAGCGCTCACAGATAAGGAACAATGGGAAACTTGGTCTAAAAATGGATTAGATCGAGTTCGAGAAAATTTCTCTTGGTCTAGTCATGTAGAACGTTATCTCGAACAGGTGAAGCAGTTACCGCAACGACGAGTTAAATCTGTACTGAGTCCTCTAGCAAAAGCCTTAGCAACTGACTTACCTGATTGGAATATTCCCGACCAAAACCGCTTACCAACCGCAGATCGTTTTCTGGTTTGCGAAATCGATAATACTCTGTTAGGCGACCAAGAAGCTCTGCATAAACTGATTTCGCGACTACATAACGAAGGCCAATCAACTGGAGTGGGAATTGCTACCGGGCGCAATTTGGAAAGTTCTTTGCAGATGTTAGAAGAATGGCATTTCCCCAGACCAGATTTGCTGATTGTTTCCGCAGGTAGTGAAATCTATTATGGACCCCAGGTAGTGCCGGATAGCAATTGGCAAAGACACATTAGTTACCATTGGAATGCTGAAGCTATTCGTCAAGCAATGGAGGAACTACCCGGAGTCGGACTACAACCCCCGGAAGCTCAAGGTAAGTTTAAACTCAGCTATTTTATTGATGAAGCTAAATCTTTAAGCTTTAAGGAAATCATGCGACACCTGCGACGGCGTAGACTCCATGTCAAAGGAATTTACAGCCATAATATGTATCTTGATTTGTTACCTATCCGCGCTTCTAAAGGTGATGCGATTCGTTATTGTGCTTTGAAGTGGGGATTACCTATTAAACGATTCTTAGTAGCAGGTGCATCTGGTAATGATGAATCAATGCTGTCTGGGAATACACTAGGTGTGGTTGTGGGTAATTACAGCGCCGAACTGGAAAAGTTACGCGGTTATCCACAAATTTACTTTTCCGAAGGACATTATGCTTGGGGAATCTTGGAAGCACTAGACCGCTATGACTTTTTTGGTACTCTGTCTCATACAGAACCGGAAATGACCGCAGTCTAA
- a CDS encoding aspartate kinase has protein sequence MALIVQKYGGTSVGSVERIQAVAQRVYKTVKAGNSVVVVVSAMGKTTDGLVKIAQEISQHPNRREMDMLLSTGEQVTIALVSMALQEIGQPAISMTGAQVGIVTEAEHTRARILHIETQRLNYHIAQGKVVVVAGFQGISSLRDMEITTLGRGGSDTSAVAIAAAIQANFCEIYTDVPGILTTDPRLVAEAQLMDEITCNEMLELASLGAKVLHPRAVEIARNYGVPLVVKSSWGDEPGTWVISPKPQGRSLVNLEIARPVDNVDFDTDQAKVALLRVPDKPGVAARLFGEISRQNVDVDLIIQSIHEGNSNDIAFTVTAPILKRAEAVAAAIAPALRNQSHPNSDEAEVMVEQNIAKVSIAGAGMIGRPGVAAKMFATLAEAQVNIQMISTSEVKVSCVVDATECDRAVAALRQAFEIEADNEQKENPTPHGPRTTPHGPLPTPPPVRGVALDMNQARLAIRQVPDRPGMAAKLFGLLAQHNVSVDMIIQSQRCRMVEGVPKRDIAFTVSRIDGESTQQMLTQVASELGWGEVVLDNAIAKVSIVGAGMVGQPGIAAKMFEALAHNHINIQMIATSEIKISCVVAQEEGVKALQVIHAAFGLAGSEKFVIPV, from the coding sequence ATGGCGCTCATAGTTCAAAAATACGGTGGTACATCTGTTGGTTCGGTAGAACGTATTCAAGCTGTTGCACAGCGTGTTTACAAAACTGTTAAGGCGGGAAACTCTGTAGTGGTAGTGGTTTCCGCTATGGGTAAAACCACTGATGGTTTGGTGAAAATAGCTCAGGAAATTTCTCAACATCCCAACCGCCGGGAAATGGATATGCTGCTTTCCACTGGTGAGCAAGTGACTATTGCTTTAGTCAGTATGGCTTTGCAAGAAATCGGACAGCCAGCAATCTCTATGACTGGCGCTCAAGTCGGAATTGTTACCGAAGCTGAACACACCCGCGCCCGGATTTTGCATATTGAAACCCAACGGCTGAATTATCATATTGCTCAAGGTAAAGTGGTTGTAGTGGCTGGATTTCAGGGGATATCTAGCCTGAGAGATATGGAAATTACGACTTTGGGGCGTGGGGGTTCCGACACTTCCGCCGTGGCGATCGCCGCCGCAATACAGGCAAACTTTTGTGAAATTTATACCGACGTACCAGGGATATTGACTACAGACCCCCGCTTGGTAGCCGAAGCCCAGTTAATGGACGAAATTACTTGTAATGAAATGCTGGAACTGGCGAGCTTGGGGGCAAAAGTGTTACATCCCCGTGCTGTGGAAATTGCCCGAAATTATGGTGTTCCCCTGGTAGTGAAATCTAGTTGGGGTGATGAACCTGGGACTTGGGTAATATCACCGAAACCCCAAGGGCGATCGCTTGTTAATTTAGAAATTGCTCGTCCTGTCGATAATGTAGATTTTGACACCGACCAAGCAAAAGTGGCATTGTTGCGTGTACCGGATAAACCAGGGGTAGCTGCGCGGTTATTTGGGGAAATATCTCGGCAAAATGTCGATGTAGATTTAATTATTCAGTCAATACATGAAGGTAATAGTAATGACATTGCCTTTACGGTAACAGCACCTATATTAAAACGCGCGGAAGCTGTAGCAGCAGCCATCGCCCCAGCATTGAGAAATCAATCTCACCCGAATTCAGACGAAGCCGAGGTGATGGTAGAACAAAATATTGCCAAAGTCAGCATCGCAGGGGCGGGAATGATTGGTCGTCCTGGGGTAGCGGCGAAAATGTTCGCCACCTTAGCCGAAGCGCAAGTCAATATTCAAATGATTTCCACCAGTGAAGTCAAAGTAAGTTGTGTAGTCGATGCGACCGAATGCGATCGCGCCGTAGCTGCACTTCGTCAAGCCTTTGAAATTGAAGCAGACAACGAACAAAAGGAAAATCCCACTCCCCACGGACCACGGACCACTCCCCACGGACCACTCCCCACTCCCCCCCCTGTCCGTGGTGTCGCCCTAGATATGAACCAAGCACGTCTTGCAATTCGTCAAGTCCCAGATCGGCCGGGAATGGCGGCGAAATTGTTCGGACTATTAGCACAGCACAATGTCAGCGTTGACATGATTATTCAATCACAGCGCTGTCGCATGGTGGAAGGTGTTCCCAAACGAGATATTGCTTTTACCGTCTCGCGGATAGATGGGGAAAGTACACAGCAAATGTTGACTCAAGTAGCGTCTGAGTTAGGATGGGGTGAAGTTGTCTTAGATAATGCGATCGCTAAGGTAAGTATCGTTGGGGCTGGGATGGTAGGACAACCAGGTATTGCGGCTAAAATGTTTGAGGCTTTAGCCCACAACCACATCAATATTCAAATGATTGCTACCTCAGAAATTAAAATTAGCTGCGTCGTCGCACAAGAAGAAGGTGTGAAAGCTTTACAAGTGATTCACGCCGCTTTTGGGTTAGCTGGTAGCGAAAAATTTGTCATTCCAGTTTAA